A single window of Neisseria chenwenguii DNA harbors:
- a CDS encoding PilT/PilU family type 4a pilus ATPase: MYDNTNPPGAKDELYTWLRHMNKYKGSDLFITAKFPPAMKVDGKITPITEEPLTAERCMEIAFSIMSTKQIEEFSTTNECNFAISLPDTSRFRVNAMVQRGATAMVFRSITSNIPKFETLNLPPVLKEVAMKKRGLVIFVGGTGSGKSTSLASMIDYRNENSNGHIITIEDPIEFVHEHKNCIITQREVGVDTENWFAALKNTLRQAPDVILIGEIRDRETMDYALAFAETGHLCMATLHANSTNQALDRIINFFPEERRTQLLTDLSLNLQAFISQRLIPRDGGKGRVAAVEILLNSPLIAEMIHKGDVHNIKELMKKSTSMGMQTFDQALYQLFENGDISFQDAIKNADSAHDLRLDIQLRSRRAQNAGPDLELI, translated from the coding sequence AACAAATACAAAGGTTCGGATCTCTTCATCACCGCCAAATTCCCGCCCGCCATGAAAGTGGACGGCAAAATCACGCCGATTACCGAAGAGCCGCTCACCGCCGAGCGCTGCATGGAAATCGCATTTTCCATCATGAGCACCAAGCAGATTGAGGAATTTTCCACCACCAACGAATGCAATTTCGCCATCAGCCTGCCCGACACCAGCCGCTTCCGCGTCAACGCAATGGTGCAGCGCGGTGCGACCGCTATGGTGTTCCGCTCGATTACCAGCAACATCCCGAAATTCGAAACCCTCAACCTGCCACCCGTTTTGAAAGAAGTCGCCATGAAAAAACGCGGCCTCGTCATTTTCGTCGGCGGCACCGGTTCGGGCAAATCCACCTCGCTGGCCTCGATGATCGACTACCGCAACGAAAACAGCAACGGCCACATCATCACCATCGAAGACCCGATCGAATTTGTTCACGAACACAAAAACTGCATCATCACCCAGCGCGAAGTCGGCGTCGATACCGAAAACTGGTTTGCCGCGCTGAAAAACACCCTGCGCCAAGCGCCCGACGTGATTCTCATCGGAGAAATCCGCGACCGTGAAACCATGGATTACGCGCTGGCGTTTGCCGAAACCGGCCACCTCTGCATGGCCACCCTACACGCCAACAGCACCAACCAGGCGCTCGACCGTATCATCAACTTCTTCCCCGAAGAGCGCCGCACCCAACTTCTGACCGACCTCTCGCTCAACCTTCAGGCCTTCATTTCCCAACGCCTGATCCCGCGCGACGGCGGCAAAGGACGAGTCGCCGCCGTCGAAATCCTGCTCAATTCGCCGCTGATTGCCGAAATGATCCATAAAGGCGACGTCCACAACATCAAAGAGCTGATGAAAAAATCCACCTCAATGGGTATGCAGACCTTCGACCAGGCGCTGTACCAACTGTTTGAAAACGGCGACATCAGTTTCCAAGACGCCATAAAAAACGCCGACTCCGCCCACGACCTGCGCCTCGACATCCAACTGCGCAGCCGCCGCGCCCAAAACGCCGGCCCGGATTTAGAGCTGATTTAA
- a CDS encoding universal stress protein, with product MYKHLVVAVDGSETSLNALKHAADLAMVNNSRLTLVHVANPAEYMALAPEFLQHESYEAAAVAQGTEILDDAEKIARECGVKDIVRHLLVANKGAREMAQELVDYADENGADLLVLGTHGRTGLMHLLMGSFAETVMRQSHLPLLIIRSQGEEENA from the coding sequence ATGTACAAACATTTGGTAGTGGCTGTTGACGGCAGCGAAACTTCTTTGAACGCATTGAAACACGCCGCCGATCTGGCTATGGTAAACAATTCCCGCCTGACTTTGGTGCACGTCGCCAATCCGGCCGAATACATGGCGCTCGCGCCCGAATTCCTGCAACACGAAAGCTATGAAGCCGCCGCCGTTGCGCAGGGCACGGAAATTTTGGACGACGCCGAAAAAATCGCCCGCGAATGCGGCGTGAAAGACATCGTCCGCCACCTGCTCGTCGCCAACAAAGGCGCGCGCGAAATGGCGCAGGAATTGGTGGATTACGCCGATGAAAACGGCGCGGATCTCTTGGTATTGGGTACGCACGGCCGCACCGGCCTGATGCACCTCTTGATGGGCAGCTTCGCCGAAACCGTGATGCGCCAAAGCCACCTGCCGCTGCTGATTATCCGCAGTCAGGGCGAGGAAGAAAACGCATAA
- a CDS encoding tRNA threonylcarbamoyladenosine dehydratase, whose translation MTDTDLTSSRRFGGIARLYGSDALQRFSEAHICVVGVGGVGSWAVEALARSGIGHLTLIDLDNVAESNVNRQLHALTDEFGKAKVTALHERILQINPQCRVTEIEDFATEENLSELFRRPFDFVIDAIDQIRVKAAMADYFVRHKQPFILSGGAGGQKNPALIQTADLSRVTHDPLLANLRYTLRKRYGFSRDTKAKMHVPCVFSTENIIPPQTADACAADAAPQGLSCAGYGASMLVTATFGLYCAQAAVDHIAGKK comes from the coding sequence ATGACCGATACCGACCTGACCTCTTCCCGCCGATTCGGCGGCATCGCCCGACTCTACGGCAGCGATGCACTGCAACGCTTTTCCGAAGCGCACATCTGCGTGGTCGGCGTCGGCGGCGTCGGCTCGTGGGCGGTGGAAGCGCTCGCGCGCAGCGGCATCGGCCATTTGACCCTGATTGATTTGGACAATGTCGCCGAATCCAACGTCAACCGCCAACTCCACGCGCTGACCGACGAATTCGGCAAGGCCAAAGTGACCGCGCTGCACGAGCGCATCCTGCAAATCAATCCGCAATGCCGCGTAACCGAAATCGAGGACTTCGCGACCGAAGAAAACCTGTCCGAACTTTTCAGACGGCCTTTCGATTTCGTCATCGACGCCATCGACCAAATCCGCGTCAAAGCCGCGATGGCCGATTATTTCGTCAGACACAAACAGCCCTTCATCCTCAGCGGCGGTGCGGGCGGGCAGAAAAATCCCGCCCTGATTCAGACGGCCGATTTGAGCCGCGTCACCCATGACCCGCTGCTTGCCAACTTGCGCTACACCCTGCGCAAACGCTACGGTTTTTCCCGCGACACCAAAGCCAAAATGCACGTTCCCTGCGTGTTTTCCACCGAAAACATCATCCCGCCGCAAACCGCCGATGCCTGCGCCGCCGATGCCGCGCCGCAAGGTTTGTCGTGCGCGGGTTACGGTGCGAGTATGCTCGTCACCGCTACCTTCGGCCTGTATTGCGCGCAGGCCGCCGTTGACCATATTGCGGGAAAAAAATGA
- a CDS encoding segregation and condensation protein A, whose product MPSEKPSENTIAWVFGQPVTDIPQDLFIPPDALKIVLGSFQGPLDLLLYLIRKQNIDVLDIPMVKITEQYLHYIAQMEAYQFDLAAEYLLMAAMLIEIKSRLLLPHPEEVEEEEADPRAELVRRLLAYEQMKLAAQGLDALPRAGRDFAWAYLPLEIAVEAKLPEVYVADLTQAWLNILSRAKHTRSHAVVKEAVSVRAQMTAILRRLNEHGFSRFSELFNPEQGAAYVVVNFIALLELAKEGLVRIIQPDHFAEIEIHAKDGHLEEAEIPETEAV is encoded by the coding sequence ATGCCGTCTGAAAAGCCGTCTGAAAACACCATTGCATGGGTGTTCGGCCAGCCCGTTACCGACATTCCGCAAGACCTCTTTATTCCGCCCGACGCACTGAAAATCGTTTTGGGCAGTTTTCAGGGGCCGCTGGATTTGCTGCTTTACCTTATCCGCAAGCAAAACATCGACGTGCTTGACATTCCGATGGTTAAGATTACCGAGCAGTATCTGCACTACATCGCCCAGATGGAAGCCTATCAGTTTGATTTGGCAGCAGAATATCTGCTGATGGCCGCCATGCTCATCGAAATCAAATCGCGCCTGCTGCTGCCGCATCCCGAAGAAGTCGAAGAGGAAGAAGCCGACCCGCGCGCCGAGCTCGTCCGCCGACTTTTGGCCTACGAACAGATGAAACTCGCCGCACAAGGTCTCGACGCCCTGCCCCGCGCCGGCCGCGATTTTGCGTGGGCGTATCTGCCGCTGGAAATCGCCGTCGAAGCCAAACTGCCCGAAGTTTACGTTGCCGACCTCACCCAAGCTTGGCTCAACATCCTCTCCCGCGCCAAACACACGCGCAGCCACGCCGTCGTCAAAGAAGCCGTTTCCGTGCGCGCGCAGATGACCGCCATTTTACGCCGTCTCAACGAACACGGCTTCAGCCGTTTTTCCGAACTGTTCAATCCCGAACAAGGTGCAGCCTACGTCGTCGTCAACTTCATCGCCCTACTCGAGCTCGCCAAAGAAGGCTTGGTCAGAATCATCCAACCCGACCATTTCGCCGAAATCGAAATCCATGCCAAAGACGGGCATTTGGAAGAAGCGGAAATACCGGAAACCGAGGCCGTCTGA
- a CDS encoding 5-methyltetrahydropteroyltriglutamate--homocysteine S-methyltransferase yields MSKTIPLHADTVGSYLRTEPLKQARAKFSDGLISRGELTRVEDEEIAKLIQAQLDAGIQVITDGEFRRAFWHIDFLENLNGIEGYIPEHGYKFNGVETKAYNTRCCGKVSWNPDHPFIEHFKKLDKAVAGRGTVKYTIPSPNQLMYPVQWDTGVYATRAEFAKDVQQAYIDCIKAFYDAGCRYLQFDDVYWGSLCNNHEKPEFAADKAQALENIQVILAQKPAGMTITTHVCRGNFRSTYLLTGAYDPVAPELFGQTAYDGYFLEYDNERSGGFEPLKYFNNNPHKGRIVLGLVTSKFPELEDKAAVKARIKEAAKIVPLNQLALSPQCGFASTEEGNIMTEAEQWAKVRLVEEIAAEVWGED; encoded by the coding sequence ATGAGCAAAACCATTCCCCTGCACGCCGATACCGTCGGCAGCTACCTGCGTACCGAACCGCTCAAACAAGCCCGTGCCAAATTTTCAGACGGCCTCATCAGCCGCGGCGAGCTGACCCGCGTCGAAGACGAAGAAATCGCCAAACTCATCCAAGCCCAGCTCGACGCCGGTATCCAAGTCATTACCGACGGTGAATTCCGCCGCGCGTTCTGGCACATCGACTTCCTCGAAAACCTCAACGGCATCGAAGGTTACATCCCCGAACACGGCTACAAATTCAACGGCGTTGAAACCAAAGCCTACAACACCCGCTGCTGCGGCAAAGTCTCATGGAATCCCGACCACCCCTTTATCGAGCACTTTAAAAAACTCGATAAAGCCGTCGCCGGACGCGGCACCGTCAAATACACCATCCCCAGCCCCAACCAATTAATGTATCCCGTTCAATGGGATACCGGCGTTTACGCCACCCGCGCCGAGTTTGCCAAAGACGTCCAACAAGCCTATATCGACTGCATCAAAGCCTTCTACGACGCCGGCTGCCGCTACCTGCAATTCGACGACGTTTATTGGGGTTCGCTCTGCAACAACCACGAAAAACCCGAATTTGCCGCCGACAAAGCCCAAGCGCTGGAAAACATCCAGGTCATCCTCGCGCAAAAACCCGCCGGCATGACCATCACCACCCACGTCTGCCGCGGCAACTTCCGTTCCACCTACCTGCTCACCGGCGCCTACGATCCCGTCGCCCCCGAACTCTTCGGCCAAACCGCCTACGACGGCTATTTCCTCGAATACGACAACGAGCGCAGCGGCGGTTTCGAGCCCCTGAAATACTTCAACAACAACCCGCACAAAGGCCGCATCGTCTTAGGCTTGGTCACTTCCAAATTCCCCGAGCTCGAAGACAAAGCCGCGGTTAAAGCGCGCATCAAAGAAGCCGCCAAAATTGTTCCCCTCAACCAACTCGCCCTCAGTCCTCAATGCGGCTTCGCCTCCACCGAGGAAGGCAACATCATGACCGAAGCCGAACAATGGGCAAAAGTCCGCCTGGTCGAAGAAATCGCCGCAGAAGTTTGGGGCGAAGACTGA
- the dld gene encoding D-lactate dehydrogenase, giving the protein MTASQLIQNLTQIVGEKFIITDPAKTEPYRQGYRFGEGKALAVVRPGSLLEMWKILQECVEADVIVISQAANTGLTGGSTPDADGYDRDIVIVNTMRIAIIQLINNNEQVVCLPGSTLNQLELLLKPLGREPHSVIGSSCIGASVLGGVCNNSGGALVQRGPAYTEMALFAEIDAEGRLKLVNHLGIDLGDDPEEILTNLQGWHYQRKDITQNAGKGHDHAYCDHVRQIDEPTAARFNADPARHYEASGCAGKLMVFAVRLDTFPQEKQTAVFYIGTNDINELTDIRRAALSEFETLPVSGEYIHRDAFDIADIYGKDTFYVIKKIGTHQLPKLFDIKAKVDRWSRKISFLPKHFADKALQQVSKILPDHLPKSMRNYRDKYEHHLILKMGGNGVDEARAFLKNYFDGKSGAYFECSAEEAQAAMLHRFAVASAAVRYRAVHDKEVEDIVALDIALRRDDRDWFEHLPSEIDNKISHKLYYGHFMCHVFHQDYIVKKGHDCMDLEHEMLALLDQRGAQYPAEHNVGHLYEAKPELKAFYRKLDPTNSFNPGIGKTSKKKNWAD; this is encoded by the coding sequence ATGACCGCTTCGCAGCTTATCCAAAACCTCACGCAGATTGTGGGTGAGAAATTCATCATAACCGACCCGGCCAAAACCGAGCCTTACCGTCAGGGCTACCGTTTCGGCGAGGGCAAGGCGCTGGCGGTGGTGCGGCCGGGTTCGCTGTTGGAAATGTGGAAGATTTTGCAGGAATGCGTGGAAGCCGATGTGATTGTGATTTCGCAGGCGGCCAACACGGGGCTGACGGGCGGTTCGACCCCGGATGCGGACGGTTACGACCGCGATATTGTGATTGTGAACACCATGCGCATCGCGATTATCCAGCTGATCAACAACAACGAACAAGTCGTCTGCCTGCCCGGTTCGACCTTAAACCAGCTCGAGCTGCTGCTCAAACCTTTGGGGCGCGAGCCGCATTCCGTGATCGGTTCGTCGTGTATCGGCGCATCGGTATTGGGCGGCGTGTGCAACAATTCCGGCGGCGCGTTGGTGCAGCGCGGGCCGGCTTACACGGAAATGGCGCTGTTTGCCGAAATCGACGCCGAAGGCCGTCTGAAACTCGTCAACCACTTGGGCATTGATTTGGGCGACGACCCCGAAGAGATTTTGACGAATTTACAAGGTTGGCACTACCAACGCAAAGACATCACCCAAAACGCGGGCAAAGGCCATGACCACGCTTATTGCGACCATGTGCGCCAAATCGATGAACCGACCGCCGCACGTTTCAATGCCGACCCTGCGCGCCATTACGAAGCCTCGGGCTGCGCGGGCAAACTGATGGTGTTTGCCGTGCGCCTCGACACCTTTCCGCAGGAAAAACAGACTGCTGTGTTCTATATCGGCACCAACGACATCAACGAGCTGACCGACATCCGCCGCGCCGCGCTTTCCGAGTTTGAAACCCTGCCCGTGTCCGGCGAATACATCCACCGCGATGCCTTCGATATTGCCGACATCTACGGCAAAGACACGTTTTATGTGATTAAAAAAATCGGTACGCACCAACTTCCCAAACTGTTCGACATCAAAGCCAAAGTTGACCGCTGGAGCAGAAAAATCAGCTTCCTGCCCAAACACTTCGCCGACAAAGCCCTGCAACAGGTCAGCAAAATCCTGCCCGACCACCTGCCCAAATCCATGCGTAACTACCGCGACAAATACGAGCACCACCTGATTCTGAAAATGGGCGGCAACGGCGTGGACGAAGCACGCGCATTTCTGAAAAACTATTTCGACGGCAAAAGCGGGGCCTATTTCGAATGCAGCGCCGAAGAAGCCCAAGCCGCCATGCTGCACCGCTTCGCCGTCGCTTCCGCCGCCGTACGCTACCGCGCCGTGCACGACAAAGAAGTCGAAGACATCGTCGCCCTCGACATTGCCCTGCGCCGCGACGACCGCGACTGGTTTGAACACCTGCCGTCTGAAATCGACAATAAAATCAGCCACAAACTCTATTACGGCCATTTTATGTGTCATGTATTCCACCAAGACTACATCGTCAAAAAAGGCCACGACTGCATGGATTTGGAACACGAAATGCTCGCGCTGCTCGACCAACGCGGCGCGCAATACCCGGCCGAACACAACGTCGGCCACCTTTACGAAGCCAAGCCCGAACTCAAAGCGTTTTACCGCAAGCTCGACCCGACCAACAGCTTCAACCCGGGCATCGGTAAAACGTCCAAGAAGAAAAACTGGGCGGATTGA
- a CDS encoding cold-shock protein produces the protein MRYYGTIIRWNEDRGFGAVCVDNTQIEVFAQISAFATPLELPSEGQRVSFEIEKGRRGRDEARNICLAAEGEGRQPPAEEDDIEDADSKKSGIIPALLIGFCIVGAAGYFGFQYWQEAHSEAIAARNRLIVDEVHEKITAERKAWQDAVEGKTQKTKPARVPPAENSASEPVGAQ, from the coding sequence ATGCGCTATTACGGAACCATTATCCGCTGGAACGAAGACCGTGGCTTTGGGGCGGTTTGCGTGGACAATACCCAAATTGAAGTATTTGCCCAAATTTCCGCTTTTGCAACACCGCTCGAACTGCCGTCTGAAGGGCAGCGTGTTTCGTTTGAAATCGAAAAAGGCCGCCGCGGCCGTGATGAAGCCCGCAACATCTGCCTGGCTGCCGAGGGGGAGGGACGTCAGCCGCCGGCTGAAGAAGACGACATTGAAGATGCCGATTCTAAAAAATCCGGCATCATTCCTGCGCTTCTAATCGGATTCTGTATCGTGGGCGCCGCCGGTTACTTCGGTTTCCAATATTGGCAGGAAGCCCATTCCGAAGCCATCGCTGCACGCAACAGGCTGATTGTCGATGAAGTGCATGAAAAAATCACTGCCGAGCGCAAGGCTTGGCAGGATGCTGTCGAGGGGAAAACGCAAAAAACGAAACCTGCCCGCGTTCCTCCCGCTGAAAATTCTGCGTCCGAACCGGTTGGTGCGCAATAA
- a CDS encoding DMT family transporter, whose protein sequence is MTTQENKDPLGSGWMIVAAVCFTLMNLAIKAAAKEFAFTSGELVFWRMSFAALFLGITAKARGDTFATPHWKSHLNRSVVGSAAMLCLFYSITHLPLATSITLSYTSSIFLAVFSFFVFKERIAPYTQAVLLIGFGGVMLLLNPSFGGGQETAALVGLAGGAMSGWAYLQVRELSLLSEPGWRVVFYFSVVGTLMAAVWATLTGWHALSWAALPYLSAIGLTAMVAQLCMTRAYKVGNKFTVASLSYLTVVFSALAGMIILGDKITWQEAAGMIIIVLSGILSGIKPVQIKKLFIR, encoded by the coding sequence ATGACAACGCAGGAAAATAAAGACCCGCTCGGCTCGGGTTGGATGATTGTGGCAGCGGTGTGTTTTACACTGATGAACCTCGCCATCAAAGCGGCGGCAAAAGAATTTGCGTTTACCAGCGGCGAGCTGGTGTTTTGGCGCATGAGTTTTGCCGCGCTGTTTTTGGGCATTACCGCCAAAGCGCGCGGCGATACCTTTGCCACACCGCATTGGAAAAGCCATCTCAACCGCAGCGTGGTCGGCTCGGCGGCGATGCTGTGCCTGTTTTATTCGATTACCCATCTGCCGCTGGCGACCAGCATTACCTTGAGCTATACCTCGTCGATTTTTCTGGCGGTATTTTCGTTTTTCGTTTTTAAAGAACGGATTGCGCCTTATACCCAAGCCGTGCTGCTGATCGGTTTCGGCGGCGTGATGCTTCTGCTCAACCCTTCCTTCGGCGGCGGGCAGGAAACCGCCGCGCTGGTCGGTTTGGCGGGCGGTGCGATGTCGGGCTGGGCGTATTTGCAGGTGCGCGAACTATCCCTTTTGAGCGAACCCGGCTGGCGCGTGGTGTTTTACTTTTCCGTCGTCGGCACGCTGATGGCTGCCGTTTGGGCCACGCTGACCGGCTGGCACGCGCTTTCATGGGCGGCGCTGCCGTATCTTTCAGCTATCGGCTTGACCGCGATGGTGGCGCAGCTCTGCATGACCCGCGCCTACAAAGTCGGCAACAAATTTACCGTCGCATCATTGTCTTACCTGACCGTCGTCTTTTCCGCACTTGCCGGCATGATAATCTTGGGCGATAAAATCACTTGGCAGGAAGCGGCGGGTATGATAATTATCGTCTTGAGCGGCATTCTGAGCGGTATCAAACCCGTACAAATCAAAAAACTGTTTATCCGATAA
- a CDS encoding SpoIIAA family protein, whose amino-acid sequence MISIREQSYGLNVAIYNEFTLEDFQELERALLAEKGKIHLPDILLDMSMLKDFTIDMAVEQVKFLNEHDNDFGRVAVVTDDIWIKLGARLSSLLTNQHPKYFEDTAKAQAWLLEHNSK is encoded by the coding sequence ATGATTTCCATCCGCGAGCAGTCTTACGGCCTCAACGTGGCGATTTACAACGAATTTACGCTGGAAGATTTCCAAGAGCTCGAGCGGGCGCTACTGGCTGAAAAAGGCAAAATCCACCTGCCCGACATTCTGCTCGACATGTCGATGCTGAAAGACTTTACCATCGATATGGCGGTGGAACAGGTCAAGTTTCTCAATGAGCACGACAACGATTTCGGCCGTGTCGCCGTCGTTACCGACGACATCTGGATCAAGCTCGGCGCGCGCCTTTCCAGTCTTTTGACCAACCAACACCCGAAATATTTCGAGGATACCGCCAAAGCGCAGGCCTGGCTGTTGGAACACAATTCGAAGTAA
- a CDS encoding NAD(P)-dependent oxidoreductase: MNTYNDIGWIGLGQMGVPMVNRLLEHGFKVGVYNRSPDKAQAFAEKGAKIFNSTAELVQNFPVIFLMISDYTAVCDILNADIQALLKDKIIVNMSTIAPSENLAVKALVENAGGRFAEAPVSGSVGPATNGTLLILFGGDNDLLSPLQKAFDALGKKTFHFGAVGKGSGAKLVLNSLLGIFGEAYSEAMLMARQFGVDTAAIVDAIGNSAMDSPMFQTKKSLWAEQKFPPAFMLKHASKDLNLACAELKAAGKTLPAVETVAESYRRAVAEGYGGEDVSGVYLHLAED, translated from the coding sequence ATGAATACATACAACGACATCGGCTGGATAGGCTTGGGCCAGATGGGCGTCCCGATGGTCAACCGCCTGTTGGAACACGGCTTTAAGGTCGGCGTTTACAACCGCTCGCCCGACAAAGCGCAGGCCTTTGCCGAAAAAGGCGCGAAAATTTTCAATTCTACCGCAGAGCTGGTGCAAAATTTTCCCGTGATTTTCCTGATGATTTCTGATTACACTGCCGTCTGCGACATCTTAAACGCCGACATCCAAGCACTGCTCAAAGACAAAATCATCGTCAACATGAGTACCATTGCGCCGTCTGAAAACCTTGCCGTCAAAGCATTGGTCGAAAATGCCGGCGGCCGTTTTGCCGAAGCGCCCGTTTCCGGTTCCGTCGGCCCCGCCACCAACGGCACGCTGCTGATTTTGTTCGGCGGCGACAACGATTTGCTGTCGCCGCTGCAAAAAGCCTTTGATGCGCTCGGCAAAAAAACCTTCCATTTCGGCGCCGTCGGCAAAGGTTCGGGCGCGAAACTCGTGCTCAATTCGCTCTTGGGCATTTTCGGCGAAGCATACAGCGAAGCCATGCTGATGGCGCGCCAATTCGGCGTCGATACCGCCGCCATTGTTGACGCCATAGGCAATTCCGCCATGGATTCGCCTATGTTCCAAACCAAAAAATCCCTGTGGGCCGAACAGAAATTCCCGCCCGCCTTCATGCTCAAACACGCAAGCAAAGATTTAAACCTCGCCTGCGCCGAGTTGAAAGCCGCCGGCAAAACTCTGCCCGCCGTTGAAACCGTTGCCGAAAGCTACCGCCGGGCCGTCGCCGAAGGATACGGCGGCGAAGACGTTTCCGGTGTTTATTTACATTTGGCGGAAGATTAA